The Petrotoga mobilis SJ95 genomic sequence GATTCGTTCACCAACAACATTTTGACTACCAAATAATTCATTAGCTATATTATAACCTATAACGGCAACTGAATTTAACTCTTCTTCATCAGTTTCCTCTAACCTTCTTCCAGAAGCAACCTCTAAATTCATTATATCAAAAAAACTAGTCATAACTCCAAATACCGATCCAGAAGTGGTTTCACCACCACTTTCCACGGTCAGATTCGAATTCAAAACACCCGTGGCATTCTTTACTTGTGGAACCATATTCTTGATGTTAATAGCATCCTGAAATTCAAGTGGCTGGGATGAAAATCTGGAATACACAGTTGAGTTAACCATAATGATGTTTGATCCAAGAGAAGAAACGGTATTGTTTATTTCTTGCCTTGCCCCATCACCTATGGCAATTATCGTCATTACCGCACCAACACCTATTATTATTCCCAACATTGAAAGAAACGTTCTCAACTTGTTAGAACGCAAAGATCTAAAGGTCTCTTTAAGTATTTCCAACTGTGTTCACCTCAATCGCTTGGATCTTCCCATCCAACAATCTTATTATTTTGGAACCTTCATCCAACATTTTTAAGTCATGAGTAACAACGACTAACGTTTTACCCATATCGTTTAACTTCCTAAATATTTGAAGAATTTCTTCTCCACTTTTAGTATCAAGATTCCCAGTCGGTTCATCCGCCAAAAGAAATGCTGGATCGTTAGCTAAAGCCCTTGCTATTGCTACTCTTTGTTGTTGCCCACCCGATAGTTGAGTTGGCCTATGATTTATTCTGTCACCTAGCCCTACTAACTCTAATTGCTCTTTTGCTATCTCCCTTCTTTTTTTCTGAGGTACACCTGCATATATTAAAGGAAGTTCAACATTTTCTAATGCACTCAATTTTGGCAGTAAATTGAAACTTTGAAATACAAATCCTATCTTTTTGTTTCTTACCCTTGCCAATTCTCTATCTTTCATTTTGGACACTTCCACATTTTCGATGTATATCTGTCCTTTCGAAGGTTTATCCAAACAACCTAGCAGTTGTAACAAAGTTGATTTACCGCTTCCTGAAGGTCCAATTATTATTGCATATTCGCCATCTTCAACACCAAAAGATACACCACGTAGTGCCTCAACTTTCACTTCTCCTACATCGTATATCTTCCATACCTCTTTCAGTTCCATTACCGCCATCAAAATCCACCTCTTCCAGTACCTCCGCCAGGGCCTTGTGGTACGGTACCTGGAGCCATGGGTATCCCCATTGGAATACCATAATTTTGCATTATTCTTTGTGCTTCCTCTTGAGATGGCAATATCAATACCTTATCTCCCGGTTTTAAACCTTGGGTTATTTCTATCATGCTATCCGATTCTTTCCCCGTTTGTACTTGAACAGGTTCCATACCACCTTCTGAAGTTTTTTTGTATACTATTTTTGTTCCATTAGCCCCTTCGTGAATGGCATCTTTAGGTACTGCCACAGTGTTTTCCAATTTTAAGGTAACTATTTCGACATCCGCCGTTATTCCTGGAGTTAAGAGATTTTGAGCATTATTTTGTGTAAATTCAATCTCAATGGGTATAACAACTACGCCCATATCCGTTTGAGTAGTTGGACTAATCCATGTTATTTTGCCCGGTTCTTCTAGATTCAAAGGATCTATTCTTATCGTTGCATCCATCCCTTCATTTATAAGCGGGAAGTCTATTTCATCAACAGCAGTTTCAACTTTTATTGTACTTCTGTCCACTATCGTCAAAATAGCGGATGTTGTCCCAACCATATCTCCCTTCGAAATATTTACTGTGTTTACTATCCCTGAAACGGGAGATTTTATTTCAGTTTCTTCCAAATTCTTCTTTGCTTTTTCCAACTGTAATCTCTTTACTTCTTTCATCCGTTCACCTACGTTGGTTGATGATTCGTAATCATTTAAGGCATTCAAATATGCTATTTGATAGTCAAGATCGTCTATTTTAGCTAATATCTGCCCTTCTTCAACCTCGTCTCCTTTTTCTACGTATACCTCAACTATCTCCCCAGAAACTTTTGGAATCACTGATTCAATCTCAGCGGTTATGTTTCCCACCACTTCGATCGAATCTCCTACACCATCTGATTTTACCTCATATTCTAAGTATATTGAAGGTAATCCACTTGATTCAGAAGTTGTAAGTGAGCTTTGCCTTGGGAAAAATATTATCCCAACTACTACGACTATAGCTACTATCACTATTGTCCATATCGTTACCTTTCCTCTTTTTTTCAATTTATATCACCCCATATGTCCACATAGTATTGCTGCATTATTCTTAATTCGTTTGTCAGAATGTCGTTTTCCACCTTTTCACTAGCTAATTGTGCCCTTCTCAACGATATTTCTGATAATTTTAATTCTTCTTTCGTTATGTATCCTTGATCATTTAATTCTTTATTTCTATCGTAATCTTCCATAGCGTTTTCTAAATCTATTTGTTTTATTTTAACGTCATAATTCAAAGTTTTTCTTGTTGTTTCCAAATTTCTTATCGCATTTTCAGTTTCTATTATACTTTCGTCGTATGTCAAAGCGGCAACGTTTGTTTTCATCGTATCAGACGCCAACTTTCTTTCTCCTTTATCTAATATAGCTAATTGAAATCCTACACTTATACTCAAATTATCAATCAAATTTTCTCCTTCTTCAAAAAATGGATTCATAGACACACTTATCGTATTGAAAGGCAGGTAAGGAATGAACCAGAAATTACTTTCTATTTCCGATGCCTCTTCTTGGAGTTGCAATGATTTTAAATCTAACCTTTCTTCAACATTCGTTGGGTAGTTTTGATTTTCGTTTATTATTCTTTCTACCGTATCTTTTGCTTGAAGATACAAATCATCTGTGTATTCAAAGTATTCTAAGGGTGCGTTGCTTGCCCTTAGAGTTTCTAAATTCTTCTGTGCAGTTAATATCTGTTTTTCTAAGCTTTCTTTTTCGTCTTCATCGGTTGATAAATTGTACTGTTGGTTCAATATTTCTATTTCATCTTGGTACGTTTGAATCATCTCTTCATTGTAATGTCTTGTGAATATATCTTCGATCGTGGTTATGAGTTCATTCGTTTGAGCGAAGTAATATTTAGAGAGTGCATCGTAGTAACTGCTTTCAGTTTTCAACCTTTCCGCCCTGTCAATGATTGTTAGATCACGAGATAAGGAGATTGCTATCTCTGTTGCTGGAGGAGTGTCTATCGTCCATTCATCTGTATTTAAAGTAAAAGGAAACGAGGCACCTACCTTTGCTCCCCATACTTCTAAAAAGTTTACGTCCAAAGAAATCCTGTAACCTTCCAGTTTTCCTTCCCCCCCAAAAACTAACCCACTAAGGGTGGTTGGCCCTACTGGACTTATCTCTGTTTTCATTGTATCAACAGATATTCCTAAATATGGAACAAAGAAGTTATCTATTTTATTCAACTCTAATTGCGCGCTTCTTAAGTTCAACTCTGCTTGCATATATGATGAACTTTTCTCTAAGTTTTGTTCGTATAACTCTTCGAACGTCATCCCAAATATGCTCAGGATTCCTACGAGAAGGGTTATTACTAAAACTATAAGTTTTTTCACAATCCTACCTCCTCAAGGCTCCTTCCTGTGTCTATTACGTAGTTGATGTATGCTTTTATGTAACTTCTCACACTTTCATAATAATTCTTTTGTGTTGTTAGATAGTTTATGTTCGCAG encodes the following:
- a CDS encoding efflux RND transporter periplasmic adaptor subunit, which produces MKKRGKVTIWTIVIVAIVVVVGIIFFPRQSSLTTSESSGLPSIYLEYEVKSDGVGDSIEVVGNITAEIESVIPKVSGEIVEVYVEKGDEVEEGQILAKIDDLDYQIAYLNALNDYESSTNVGERMKEVKRLQLEKAKKNLEETEIKSPVSGIVNTVNISKGDMVGTTSAILTIVDRSTIKVETAVDEIDFPLINEGMDATIRIDPLNLEEPGKITWISPTTQTDMGVVVIPIEIEFTQNNAQNLLTPGITADVEIVTLKLENTVAVPKDAIHEGANGTKIVYKKTSEGGMEPVQVQTGKESDSMIEITQGLKPGDKVLILPSQEEAQRIMQNYGIPMGIPMAPGTVPQGPGGGTGRGGF
- a CDS encoding ABC transporter ATP-binding protein; this encodes MMAVMELKEVWKIYDVGEVKVEALRGVSFGVEDGEYAIIIGPSGSGKSTLLQLLGCLDKPSKGQIYIENVEVSKMKDRELARVRNKKIGFVFQSFNLLPKLSALENVELPLIYAGVPQKKRREIAKEQLELVGLGDRINHRPTQLSGGQQQRVAIARALANDPAFLLADEPTGNLDTKSGEEILQIFRKLNDMGKTLVVVTHDLKMLDEGSKIIRLLDGKIQAIEVNTVGNT
- a CDS encoding TolC family protein, with the protein product MKKLIVLVITLLVGILSIFGMTFEELYEQNLEKSSSYMQAELNLRSAQLELNKIDNFFVPYLGISVDTMKTEISPVGPTTLSGLVFGGEGKLEGYRISLDVNFLEVWGAKVGASFPFTLNTDEWTIDTPPATEIAISLSRDLTIIDRAERLKTESSYYDALSKYYFAQTNELITTIEDIFTRHYNEEMIQTYQDEIEILNQQYNLSTDEDEKESLEKQILTAQKNLETLRASNAPLEYFEYTDDLYLQAKDTVERIINENQNYPTNVEERLDLKSLQLQEEASEIESNFWFIPYLPFNTISVSMNPFFEEGENLIDNLSISVGFQLAILDKGERKLASDTMKTNVAALTYDESIIETENAIRNLETTRKTLNYDVKIKQIDLENAMEDYDRNKELNDQGYITKEELKLSEISLRRAQLASEKVENDILTNELRIMQQYYVDIWGDIN